One part of the Microcoleus sp. FACHB-672 genome encodes these proteins:
- a CDS encoding glutathione S-transferase family protein has protein sequence MLTVHHLNVSQSERIIWLLEELELPYELRVYQRDQATQLAPTELRSIHPIGSAPVLCDGEIVMAESGAIIEYILARYGNGRLAVPVTSPQYPDYLYWFHYANGSLMTQISVYWIAGMAAAPESSSPLLSALHERLDRHLQMVEDHLGQATYFAGSEFTVADIMMHFPFGTMKAFYNVGLDSRPNIKAWLARISARAGYQRAMKAAGHEQDPALDWGTTRGAF, from the coding sequence ATGCTCACTGTCCATCATCTCAACGTCTCTCAGTCCGAGCGAATCATCTGGCTACTTGAGGAACTCGAGTTACCCTATGAACTGCGTGTGTACCAACGCGATCAGGCCACGCAACTCGCTCCGACCGAACTGCGATCCATTCATCCAATCGGCAGTGCGCCGGTGCTGTGCGATGGCGAGATTGTGATGGCCGAGTCCGGCGCGATCATTGAGTATATACTGGCTCGCTACGGAAACGGACGGCTCGCCGTTCCTGTCACCTCACCGCAGTATCCTGACTACCTGTACTGGTTTCACTACGCGAACGGCAGTCTGATGACGCAGATCAGCGTGTACTGGATCGCAGGGATGGCGGCAGCACCCGAAAGCAGTTCGCCGTTGCTATCTGCCCTACACGAACGGCTGGATCGGCACCTGCAAATGGTTGAAGATCACTTGGGGCAAGCAACCTACTTCGCCGGTTCTGAATTTACAGTCGCCGACATTATGATGCACTTCCCGTTCGGCACGATGAAGGCATTCTACAATGTCGGTCTCGACAGCCGACCCAACATCAAGGCGTGGTTGGCAAGGATCAGTGCTCGCGCCGGCTACCAGCGAGCAATGAAAGCAGCGGGACACGAACAAGATCCGGCGCTCGACTGGGGCACGACGCGAGGCGCATTTTGA